The genomic region atatcattataattatttaaacatggcagaattttttttactgGAACATGGACCAAATTGGtaataataacaaaacattATTGCTGACATAACACTATAACATTGTTGCATTGAccagaaaattaattaaagaccGTATTGGGAAAATTAGACCAACGCATCATAATTAAGGGACTCaattaaataactattttaagattaaagtatttatttagtaattaattagTAGTTCGAAAAAGTATAAGTGAACTTCTTCCCCAAACATTTAGGCTTAGTTCAAACTTTAGAGAACACATTATTGGTGAACTATACTTGAATACCACCTTCGATCCGAACAAGGCTATGCCTAGTCCTAGGGATAGGGATGAGCAAAACTCAATTcgacttgatttttttttaaaattttgagttaattgaattgagttattcgGTTTTTTCGAGTCAActtgaataagtaattcgagtttcgagttcgagtcgagttgaattttataatttaaataattcgaatgattcaaataactcaaataacatattggtgtaaatatcttttgatctttttcaattttgaaaatgagcaaattagtttctctcaacaaaatttttaaaaatcaaaataatttttaaaatctaaaatatttataaaatttcaaaatttatttttaaaactataaaatttcaaaaataaaaattcaaaaaatatatataaagtttaaaaaattgggTAAATTCCTAGGTGATCACCCAACTTTTGGGTAGgttctattttggtcatccaacttcaaaaactttcaatttcatcaccaacgttttgaaaatttaaaattttagtaaccCACAATTAATTACTTAACAAAAAGATGATGCAATCCTttttttattggcctaataaTAAACTTAGTTCTccaatgtttatacattttatcaaattgatcctaaatctaaaaattcaacagATTTAGCCCTTAgtgtttatgaaatttattatttagttttaattttaaaaatcaataaatttaattatgaacatttatacaatttgccaatttaattttaattctaagagtttaaaaagaaaaatattttaaaaaagcaataaaaattcattttggcATTTAGAAGCTCTTTGAAAAGCATATACAATAACTTTTTAAACAACAATTTAGAAGATCCCCAacaaaatcttttcttttatcataaaattgaaatttcttttatatataccTAGTAAAGGGTGAGTAACAGATAAGAGAAAATgactttttattgaatttatcaaaaaatttaaacttttaaatttataatgaaaatgataaaatttactcacaaataattttaggtaaatgtttattgctataaatatcacaaagtaaattaattttaaaaaaattaaacttctgTTGTAACTATTATAATTGTTTTCTTAACctatttttctaacaaatagTTGTGTGAGCAATGGACATCCATGTTCACTACACCAAATTGTTGATGCTAAGACGAAGTTAGGCTAAGATAAGGCGTCGATTCACCTTGGTAGGACTAAAAGCCATCAAGAGGAGGAGGAGAGAGACCGTTTCCCCCGTTGAGTACTCTCCTATAGTATTTATATGGGGAGTTGAGGTGCCATGAGGGAGCACCCCATTGGTGGACAAGTCAGTTCGTTGTTTTTCGGTAAAAATTGTGATGTGACTTTATAAGCTTATGATATGACACTATAAAGTAAGTTAGTGATATAACAAGCATAGTTTTACTTGATATAGGTGtattaaataccaaaatattggctttttgttttatttgccaaaatattaaatagggaTAAATCCATAATCATACATTAATTatggtttaatgtgcaattgtatacatgaactttagttttgtgcaattttatacatgaaattttgatttgatccagttcttttaaattattaacaaaattattgatataacatcattttatgtttatatattgcatacataaataattatattcattcaatataaaaataaatgtatttatttatttaaatctgtataattaaatcaaaattatagtttcaagtatacatttgaaccacaattaaaGTTTCACTTGTATAATTgtaccaaattaaagttcatgtatataattacacataaaaataaaattcaaatataattttaagatttatccctATTAAATACCTAAAAGTATTTATGGATGTGTgttagaataataaattttgggcccatttacaattgtttaaattattttgaaccAGTCTTCTTCTATCTTCAGTTTAAATTATTCTGTGCTGCTTGTTCCTGGGTTCTGGAGTGTGAAAAAACACACCTTTCTACATCAATAGTAGTCAAGCATTGGTTTcagctttttctttttatacatttatatacttTACATATCTTATATACGTATGGCAACCCTTTGACTTTTCAAAGCCGAAGTTATATGAACTTGGATTCAAActcatattttaacttaataaatcaacatttaattttgaaaagaaatttaaagatataaaatcCGAAAACCCTTCCAATATTTAACTTGGTAAGATGCGAGACCAAGGGTGAGTTTGAATAGgtgattgggtgcggtgcgtttagcctACTTTTTATCTTACGTCACCGTGTtgctacaatatctaatctcaccgccaccgttatttttatactaactgCAGTTAAACGCACCAgacatccaaactcaccctaacaTCAATCtgaaattcatttgattttaaatttagaatgtCAAAGGGGCTGCTataatgaatagaaaaataaatacctACAGAGAGGGACGTCTCACCCAATAATATTGATATAGAGAAGTTTCTCCTTGCATCTATTATCTTTAAAATGAGTAATCAGTTTTACTTATTAGGAAATAAATGGAAGCCTTCTTAATGGAGCTTGTTCTGTGTTTGCTTCTCTTCTTTACAAGAAGAACTTGGGCAATAGACACTTTAACCCAAGGGCAGTCCATAAAAGATGGTGAAACTCTTGTGTCAGCAGGTGGAAGCTTTGAACTGGGATTTTTCAGTCCTGGGAATTCCAAGAGTCGATACGTGGGAATTTGGTACAAGAAAGTATCAACTGGAACTGTTGTATGGGTTGCCAATAGGGAAAATTTAGTTTCAGATGCCTCAGGAGTTTTAAGTATCAATGAGAAAGGCATTCTTTCAATCATGAATGGCACCAAAGGCATTGTTTGGTCTTCAAACACATCGAGGAAATCAGCAGAGGAGCCGATTGCACAACTCCTGGATTCGGGAAATTTCGTAGTGAAGGACCGAAATGATAGTGATTCGGAAAACTTTCTTTGGCAAAGTTTTGATCATCCTTGCGATACCTTTCTACCAGGAATGAAGATTGGAATAAACTTTGTCACCGGTTCCGAGAGGCATGCATCATCCTGGAAAAACACGGAAGATCCTGCTCCGGGCATATATACTTACAGGGTTGACTTGCAGGGGTACCCACAGGTAGTTGTTAAAAAGGGAGCTGATATATTATTCAGAGCAGGTTCATGGAATGGTCTTTATCTCACAGATGGCCCACTGGCTGTTAATCCATTATATTCATCTGAGTTTGTATTGAATGAGAATGAGGTTTACTACACATACAATGTGCAAAACAATTCAATATATACAAGGTTTTTATTGAATCCATCAGGTCTAACACAACGCACCTTATGGAATGAGAGGACAAATAACTGGGAGGTTTACGCCACATCGCAATCGGATCAATGTTCGATCTATGCCCATTGTGGACCATATGCTACTTGCAGCACCAATGAGTCTCCACCATGTAAATGCTTGGAAGGGTTCATCCACAGATCAGCATCTCCCAGGGATATTAATTCAGTAGATTGGTCATATGGATGTACTCGAAGGACACCGCTGACATGTCATGGTGGAGACAGCTTTCTCAGGAAAACTGGCCTAAAATTACCGGACACTTCGAAAACTTGGGCAAATATTAGCATTGATCTTAAGGAGTGTGAGAAATTGTGTTTGAAGAATTGCTCTTGCACTGCATACGCGAATTTAGATATCCGAGAGGGAGGCCATGGCTGCTTGCTGTGGTTTGGAGACCTAATTGACATCATAGAATTCAGTGAGGGTGGACAGGACCTTTATATCAGGCTGGCTACTTCTGATCTGAGTAACGTTCCTTCTTTGTTTTCCATTtagattgatcaataaaattagACATAAACATTTGGGGTATATGTTCAAAcatgaaaccatttttttaacatgaaaccatttttttgactGATTATTCGTTAATTCTTTCAGATCATATACGAAGCAAAGGAAAGCTAAATGAAAAGCTGAAGGCTGTAATCATAGCCATCTCTGTAATAATAGCCAGCGGAATGACAATACTAGCATTGTTGTTGTATGTTCAGAAGATCATGCTTAGAAACACAGGTAAACAGATCAGTTGCCAATTAAAACCACTATCATATAACAAGATAATCATTTTCAATCCATCTTATATTAATTCAATGACAACCAGGGGAACATGGAAAGGAAGATTTAGAGTTGCCTGTTTTTGATTTAACAACCATAGCTACTGCAACTAATAACTTCTCGAGCAACAACATCCTTGGACAAGGTGGATTTGGTCCTGTTTACAAGGTATATAAGCTGTATTCTGCAAACTATATTTCACTCactatttaaccattttgaacattataaattttagggaACATTGATTGAGGGGCAAGAAATAGCAGTGAAGAGACTTTCAAAGAATTCGGGACAAGGACTGGAAGAGTTCAAAAATGAAGTAACATTGATTTCCAAACTCCAGCACCGCAATCTTGTAAAGCTCTTTGGTTGTTGCATCAGGAAAGATGAAAAGATGTTAGTTTATGAGTACATGCCTAACAAAAGTTTGAACTACTTTATTTTCGGTTCGAAACCTACTATCTCAGCACTTCTTTTTCTCCCCTTCCTTCCCCACCCCATGGTCTTGTTAcccaatttctttttatttctttgtctGATGTCTTTTTTATTGGTTGCAGATCAAACAAGAAGCAAATTACTGGACTGGCGTATACGAATGCATATTATCGATGGAATTGCTAGAGGGGTTCTTTATCTTCACCATGACTCTAGATTGAAGATTATCCATAGAGATCTCAAAGCAAGCAATATTTTACTAGATCATAACATGAATCCGAAGATATCTGATTTTGGCTTAGCTCGAAAGTTCGGAGTAGATCAGACTCAGGCCAAAACTAAAAGAGTGGTTGGAACATAGTATGTATATAAGCAAGACTTGTTTGGTGCATTATTCCAAGTGGCTTTTAAAGTTCTAATCTAACATTTTTTCTCCTGCAGCGGTTATATGTCCCCTGAATATGCTTTGGATGGGCTTTTTTCAATGAAATCTGATGTCTTCAGCTTTGGAGTTTTGGTTCTAGAGATACTATCAGGAAAGAAAAACAGGGGATTTTCCCACCCAGAACATGACCATAATCTTCTTGGACATGTAAGACCTGAAGACTGAACTGTAGCAAATCATGTTTTCTTTTGTCTCAAACAATAATATCATTTGCCGTTCCAACTTTTCAGGCATGGAAATTGTGGATGGAAAAGAGGCCATTAGAACTAATCGACATTGCATTGGGCGACTCGTATGATGCAACCGAAGGGTTAAGATGCATCAATGTAGCTCTATTATGTGTGCAACAATGCCCCCCAGACAGACCTAACATGTCATTGGTTTTGGTCATGTTGTGCGGTGACAGTGTATTGCCCCAACCAAAGGAGCCTGGGTTTTTCATCGAAAGAAATCTGCCTATGGCAGACTCTATATCAGTCAAAAGTGAAATTTCCTCCATGTATAGATCTATTACATCATTAGAGCCACGATAGACGCTTGTAAATGTTGGAACAAAGAACAAGGTTGAATGAAACAAGCAATTTCTTGAGCTAGAAGGCTCGATACTTGCTGTGCAAACAAAACAGAATTGAGCTTAAAGAACTAAAGAAATCAATGAATTAAGAGAGCATTGGATGATAAATTCTTTGAagaatttttcatatatttgaaagatGGCATAATACCAATACATATACATGACATAAACTGGTTAAGAGAAGCAAAATTGATCACCTAAACactacctactaccactaagtaCATTGatatcattataattattttaacatggcagaaattttttttttactggaACATGGACCAAATTGGtaataataacaaaacattATTGCTGACATAACATTATAACATTGTTGCATTGAccagaaaattaattaaagaccGTATTTGGAAAATTAGACCAACGCATCATAATTAAGggactcaattaaataattattttaagattaaagtatttatttagtaattaattagTAGTTCAAAAAAGTAGAAATGAACTTCTTCCCCAAACATTTAGGTTAAGTTCAAACAAGGCTATGTCTAGTCCTAGCGGTGAGCAAAACTTAATTcgacttgattttttttttaaagtttgagttaattaaattgagttattcgGTTTTCTCGAGTAAActtgaataagtaattcgagtttcgagtttcgagttcgagtcaagttgaattttacaatttaaataattcaaataattcaaataacatattgGTGTAAATATCCTttgatctttttcaattttgaaaatgagcaaattagtctctctcaacaaaaatttttaaaaaatcaaaataatttttaaaatctaaaatatttataaaatttcaaaattcaattttttaaattataaaatttcaaaaataaaaattcaaaatatatatataaagtttaaaaaattgggTAAATTCCTA from Gossypium raimondii isolate GPD5lz chromosome 1, ASM2569854v1, whole genome shotgun sequence harbors:
- the LOC105779852 gene encoding G-type lectin S-receptor-like serine/threonine-protein kinase At4g27290 isoform X1, which translates into the protein MEAFLMELVLCLLLFFTRRTWAIDTLTQGQSIKDGETLVSAGGSFELGFFSPGNSKSRYVGIWYKKVSTGTVVWVANRENLVSDASGVLSINEKGILSIMNGTKGIVWSSNTSRKSAEEPIAQLLDSGNFVVKDRNDSDSENFLWQSFDHPCDTFLPGMKIGINFVTGSERHASSWKNTEDPAPGIYTYRVDLQGYPQVVVKKGADILFRAGSWNGLYLTDGPLAVNPLYSSEFVLNENEVYYTYNVQNNSIYTRFLLNPSGLTQRTLWNERTNNWEVYATSQSDQCSIYAHCGPYATCSTNESPPCKCLEGFIHRSASPRDINSVDWSYGCTRRTPLTCHGGDSFLRKTGLKLPDTSKTWANISIDLKECEKLCLKNCSCTAYANLDIREGGHGCLLWFGDLIDIIEFSEGGQDLYIRLATSDLNHIRSKGKLNEKLKAVIIAISVIIASGMTILALLLYVQKIMLRNTGEHGKEDLELPVFDLTTIATATNNFSSNNILGQGGFGPVYKGTLIEGQEIAVKRLSKNSGQGLEEFKNEVTLISKLQHRNLVKLFGCCIRKDEKMLVYEYMPNKSLNYFIFDQTRSKLLDWRIRMHIIDGIARGVLYLHHDSRLKIIHRDLKASNILLDHNMNPKISDFGLARKFGVDQTQAKTKRVVGTYGYMSPEYALDGLFSMKSDVFSFGVLVLEILSGKKNRGFSHPEHDHNLLGHAWKLWMEKRPLELIDIALGDSYDATEGLRCINVALLCVQQCPPDRPNMSLVLVMLCGDSVLPQPKEPGFFIERNLPMADSISVKSEISSMYRSITSLEPR
- the LOC105779852 gene encoding G-type lectin S-receptor-like serine/threonine-protein kinase At4g27290 isoform X5 → MEAFLMELVLCLLLFFTRRTWAIDTLTQGQSIKDGETLVSAGGSFELGFFSPGNSKSRYVGIWYKKVSTGTVVWVANRENLVSDASGVLSINEKGILSIMNGTKGIVWSSNTSRKSAEEPIAQLLDSGNFVVKDRNDSDSENFLWQSFDHPCDTFLPGMKIGINFVTGSERHASSWKNTEDPAPGIYTYRVDLQGYPQVVVKKGADILFRAGSWNGLYLTDGPLAVNPLYSSEFVLNENEVYYTYNVQNNSIYTRFLLNPSGLTQRTLWNERTNNWEVYATSQSDQCSIYAHCGPYATCSTNESPPCKCLEGFIHRSASPRDINSVDWSYGCTRRTPLTCHGGDSFLRKTGLKLPDTSKTWANISIDLKECEKLCLKNCSCTAYANLDIREGGHGCLLWFGDLIDIIEFSEGGQDLYIRLATSDLNHIRSKGKLNEKLKAVIIAISVIIASGMTILALLLYVQKIMLRNTGEHGKEDLELPVFDFATIATATNNFSSNNILGQGGFGPVYKGTLIEGQEIAVKRLSKNSGQGLEEFKNEVTLISKLQHRNLVKLFGCCIRKDEKMLVYEYMPNKSLNYFIFDQTRSKLLDWRIRMHIIDGIARGVLYLHHDSRLKIIHRDLKASNILLDHNMNPKISDFGLARKFGVDQTQAKTKRVVGTYGYMSPEYALDGLFSMKSDVFSFGVLVLEILSGKKNRGFSHPEHDHNLLGHAWKLWMEKRPLELIDPAIGDSYDATEGLRCINVALLCVQQCPPDRPNMSLVLVMLCGDSVLPQPKQPGFFIERNLPMADSISVKNEISSMYRSITSLEPR
- the LOC105779852 gene encoding G-type lectin S-receptor-like serine/threonine-protein kinase At4g27290 isoform X4; its protein translation is MEAFLMELVLCLLLFFTRRTWAIDTLTQGQSIKDGETLVSAGGSFELGFFSPGNSKSRYVGIWYKKVSTGTVVWVANRENLVSDASGVLSINEKGILSIMNGTKGIVWSSNTSRKSAEEPIAQLLDSGNFVVKDRNDSDSENFLWQSFDHPCDTFLPGMKIGINFVTGSERHASSWKNTEDPAPGIYTYRVDLQGYPQVVVKKGADILFRAGSWNGLYLTDGPLAVNPLYSSEFVLNENEVYYTYNVQNNSIYTRFLLNPSGLTQRTLWNERTNNWEVYATSQSDQCSIYAHCGPYATCSTNESPPCKCLEGFIHRSASPRDINSVDWSYGCTRRTPLTCHGGDSFLRKTGLKLPDTSKTWANISIDLKECEKLCLKNCSCTAYANLDIREGGHGCLLWFGDLIDIIEFSEGGQDLYIRLATSDLNHIRSKGKLNEKLKAVIIAISVIIASGTTILALLLYVQKIMLRNTGEHGKEDLELPVFDFATIATATNNFSSNNILGQGGFGPVYKGTLIEGQEIAVKRLSKNSGQGLEEFKNEVTLISKLQHRNLVKLFGCCIRKDEKMLVYEYMPNKSLNYFIFDQTRSKLLDWRIRMHIIDGIARGVLYLHHDSRLKIIHRDLKASNILLDHNMNPKISDFGLARKFGVDQTQAKTKRVVGTYGYMSPEYALDGLFSMKSDVFSFGVLVLEILSGKKNRGFSHPEHDHNLLGHAWKLWMEKRPLELIDPAIGDSYDATEGLRCINVALLCVQQCPPDRPNMSLVLVMLCGDSVLPQPKQPGFFIERNLPMADSISVKNEISSMYRSITSLEPR
- the LOC105779852 gene encoding G-type lectin S-receptor-like serine/threonine-protein kinase At4g27290 isoform X7, with amino-acid sequence MEAFLMELVLCLLLFFTRRTWAIDTLTQGQSIKDGETLVSAGGSFELGFFSPGNSKSRYVGIWYKKVSTGTVVWVANRENLVSDASGVLSINEKGILSIMNGTKGIVWSSNTSRKSAEEPIAQLLDSGNFVVKDRNDSDSENFLWQSFDHPCDTFLPGMKIGINFVTGSERHASSWKNTEDPAPGIYTYRVDLQGYPQVVVKKGADILFRAGSWNGLYLTDGPLAVNPLYSSEFVLNENEVYYTYNVQNNSIYTRFLLNPSGLTQRTLWNERTNNWEVYATSQSDQCSIYAHCGPYATCSTNESPPCKCLEGFIHRSASPRDINSVDWSYGCTRRTPLTCHGGDSFLRKTGLKLPDTSKTWANISIDLKECEKLCLKNCSCTAYANLDIREGGHGCLLWFGDLIDIIEFSEGGQDLYIRLATSDLNHIRSKGKLNEKLKAVIIAISVIIASGMTILALLLYVQKIMLRNTGEHGKEDLELPVFDLTTIATATNNFSSNNILGQGGFGPVYKGTLIEGQEIAVKRLSKNSGQGLEEFKNEVTLISKLQHRNLVKLFGCCIRKDEKMLVYEYMPNKSLNYFIFDQTRSKLLDWRIRMHIIDGIARGVLYLHHDSRLKIIHRDLKASNILLDHNMNPKISDFGLARKFGVDQTQAKTKRVVGTYGYMSPEYALDGLFSMKSDVFSFGVLVLEILSGKKNRGFSHPEHDHNLLGHAWKLWMEKRPLELIDPAIGDSYDATEGLRCINVALLCVQQCPPDRPNMSLVLVMLCGDSVLPQPKQPGFFIERNLPMADSISVKNEISSMYRSITSLEPR
- the LOC105779852 gene encoding G-type lectin S-receptor-like serine/threonine-protein kinase At4g27290 isoform X3, which translates into the protein MEAFLMELVLCLLLFFTRRTWAIDTLTQGQSIKDGETLVSAGGSFELGFFSPGNSKSRYVGIWYKKVSTGTVVWVANRENLVSDASGVLSINEKGILSIMNGTKGIVWSSNTSRKSAEEPIAQLLDSGNFVVKDRNDSDSENFLWQSFDHPCDTFLPGMKIGINFVTGSERHASSWKNTEDPAPGIYTYRVDLQGYPQVVVKKGADILFRAGSWNGLYLTDGPLAVNPLYSSEFVLNENEVYYTYNVQNNSIYTRFLLNPSGLTQRTLWNERTNNWEVYATSQSDQCSIYAHCGPYATCSTNESPPCKCLEGFIHRSASPRDINSVDWSYGCTRRTPLTCHGGDSFLRKTGLKLPDTSKTWANISIDLKECEKLCLKNCSCTAYANLDIREGGHGCLLWFGDLIDIIEFSEGGQDLYIRLATSDLNHIRSKGKLNEKLKAVIIAISVIIASGMTILALLLYVQKIMLRNTGEHGKEDLELPVFDLTTIATATNNFSSNNILGQGGFGPVYKGTLIEGQEIAVKRLSKNSGQGLEEFKNEVTLISKLQHRNLVKLFGCCIRKDEKMLVYEYMPNKSLNYFIFDQTRSKLLDWRIRMHIIDGIARGVLYLHHDSRLKIIHRDLKASNILLDHNMNPKISDFGLARKFGVDQTQAKTKRVVGTYGYMSPEYALDGLFSMKSDVFSFGVLVLEILSGKKNRGFSHPEHDHNLLGHAWKLWMEKRPLELIDPAIGDSYDATEGLRCINVALLCVQQCPPDRPNMSLVLVMLCGDSVLPQPKQPGFFIERNLPMADSISVKNEISSMYRSITSLEPR
- the LOC105779852 gene encoding G-type lectin S-receptor-like serine/threonine-protein kinase At4g27290 isoform X6, whose translation is MEAFLMELVLCLLLFFTRRTWAIDTLTQGQSIKDGETLVSAGGSFELGFFSPGNSKSRYVGIWYKKVSTGTVVWVANRENLVSDASGVLSINEKGILSIMNGTKGIVWSSNTSRKSAEEPIAQLLDSGNFVVKDRNDSDSENFLWQSFDHPCDTFLPGMKIGINFVTGSERHASSWKNTEDPAPGIYTYRVDLQGYPQVVVKKGADILFRAGSWNGLYLTDGPLAVNPLYSSEFVLNENEVYYTYNVQNNSIYTRFLLNPSGLTQRTLWNERTNNWEVYATSQSDQCSIYAHCGPYATCSTNESPPCKCLEGFIHRSASPRDINSVDWSYGCTRRTPLTCHGGDSFLRKTGLKLPDTSKTWANISIDLKECEKLCLKNCSCTAYANLDIREGGHGCLLWFGDLIDIIEFSEGGQDLYIRLATSDLNHIRSKGKLNEKLKAVIIAISVIIASGMTILALLLYVQKIMLRNTGEHGKEDLELPVFDLTTIATATNNFSSNNILGQGGFGPVYKGTLIEGQEIAVKRLSKNSGQGLEEFKNEVTLISKLQHRNLVKLFGCCIRKDEKMLVYEYMPNKSLNYFIFDQTRSKLLDWRIRMHIIDGIARGVLYLHHDSRLKIIHRDLKASNILLDHNMNPKISDFGLARKFGVDQTQAKTKRVVGTYGYMSPEYALDGLFSMKSDVFSFGVLVLEILSGKKNRGFSHPEHDHNLLGHAWKLWMEKRPLELIDPAIGDSYDATEGLRCINVALLCVQQCPPDRPNMSLVLVMLCGDSVLPQPKQPGFFIERNLPMADSISVKNEISSMYRSITSLEPR